A DNA window from Danio aesculapii chromosome 14, fDanAes4.1, whole genome shotgun sequence contains the following coding sequences:
- the gnpda1 gene encoding glucosamine-6-phosphate isomerase 1, with translation MKLIILNDYDQVSEWAAKYIRNRIRKFNPGPERFFTLGLPTGSTPLGCYKKLIEYHKKGEISFQYVKTFNMDEYVGLPRDHPESYHSFMWNNFFKHIDIRAENAHILDGNASNLEKECQDFEAKIKAAGGIELFVGGIGPDGHIAFNEPGSSLVSRTRVKTLAMDTILANARFFDGDLSKVPTMALTVGVGTVMDAREVMILITGSHKAFALYKAIEEGVNHMWTVSAFQQHPQTVFVCDEDATQELRVKTVKYFKGIIHVHNKMVEEP, from the exons ATGAAGCTAATTATCCTCAATGACTACGACCAAGTCAGCGAATGGGCTGCCAAGTACATCAGGAACAGAATAAGAAAGTTTAATCCAGGTCCTGAGCGGTTCTTCACTCTGGGTCTTCCAACAG GAAGCACTCCACTTGGATGCTACAAGAAACTGATCGAGTATCACAAGAAGGGAGAAATATCTTTTCAATATGTGAAAACTTTTAATATGGATGAGTATGTAG GACTTCCTAGAGACCATCCTGAAagttatcattcattcatgtggAATAACTTCTTCAAGCACATCGACATCCGAGCAGAAAACGCTCACATACTAGACGGCAACGCATCCAATCTAGAGAAGGAATGTCAGGACTTTGAAGCCAAAATCAAAGCCGCAGGAGGAATTGAGCTCTTTGTTGGCG GGATTGGACCTGATGGTCACATTGCATTCAATGAGCCTGGTTCCAGTCTTGTGTCTCGAACCCGTGTTAAGACCCTGGCTATGGACACAATTCTAGCTAATGCGCGTTTCTTCGATGGAGATCTCTCTAAAGTGCCCACCATGGCCCTCACAGTTGGCGTTGGCACTGTGATGGACGCTAGAGag GTCATGATTCTTATCACTGGCTCTCATAAAGCGTTTGCGCTCTATAAAGCCATAGAAGAGGGAGTAAATCACATGTGGACAGTGTCGGCCTTCCAGCAGCATCCTCAGACTGTGTTTGTGTGCGATGAAGACGCCACTCAAGAGCTGAGGGTCAAAACTGTCAAGTATTTTAAAG GCATTATCCATGTGCACAACAAGATGGTGGAAGAGCCATAA
- the fgf1a gene encoding putative fibroblast growth factor 1, translated as MTEADIAVKSSPRDYKKLTRLYCMNGGFHLQILADGTVAGAADENAYSILRIKATSPGVVVIEGSETGLYLSMNEHGKLYASSLVTDESYFLEKMEENHYNTYQSQKRGENWYVGIKKNGKMKRGPRTHIGQKAIFFLPRQVEQEED; from the exons ATGACCGAGGCCGATATTGCGGTAAAGTCCAGCCCGCGCGACTATAAAAAACTGACGCGGCTGTACTGTATGAATGGAGGATTTCACCTTCAGATCTTGGCGGACGGGACAGTGGCTGGAGCAGCTGACGAAAACGCATACA GCATACTGCGCATAAAAGCAACAAGTCCAGGAGTGGTGGTGATCGAAGGATCAGAAACAGGTCTTTACCTCTCGATGAATGAACATGGCAAGCTGTACGCTTCA TCATTAGTGACGGATGAAAGTTATTTCCTGGAGAAGATGGAGGAAAACCACTACAACACATATCAGTCTCAAAAACGCGGTGAAAACTGGTATGTCGGAATAAAAAAGAACGGGAAAATGAAAAGAGGCCCAAGAACGCACATCGGGCAAAAGGCCATTTTCTTTCTTCCACGACAGGTGGAGCAGGAAGAGGACTGA
- the ndfip1 gene encoding NEDD4 family-interacting protein 1: protein MSDQRSGYQQLTNDEESAEVFQQAADAPPPYSSLGASNAAFFEYKEDEVYPKPPSYNVATSLPSYDEAERSKAEATVPLVTDREEDFIARDSFDDSDQLRVGNDGIFMLTFFMAFLFNWIGFFLSFCLTTSAAGRYGAISGFGLSLVKWVLIVRFSTYFPGYFDGQYWLWWVFLVVGFLLFFRGFVNYSRVRNMADHSMSTLPRTRVLFIY from the exons ATGTCTGATCAGAGGAGTGGATATCAGCAG TTGACTAATGATGAGGAGTCTGCGGAGGTGTTTCAACAAGCGGCTGATGCACCTCCACCATACAGCAGCCTTGGAGCGAGCAACGCAG CTTTCTTCGAGTATAAGGAGGATGAGGTTTACCCCAAACCACCCTCATACAATGTTGCCACATCCCTGCCATCCTACGACGAGGCTGAGAGGAGCAAAGCAGAGGCCACTGTTCCACTTGTCACTGAcagg GAGGAGGACTTCATTGCCAGGGACAGCTTTGATGACTCGGATCAGCTGCGGGTTGGGAATGATGGGATATTCATGCTGACTTTTTTCA TGGCGTTCCTCTTTAACTGGATTGGCTTCTTCCTGTCCTTCTGTCTGACCACGTCTGCTGCCGGACGTTATGGGGCAATCTCTGGGTTTGGACTTTCCCTTGTCAAATGGGTCCTGATTGTGAGG TTTTCTACCTACTTCCCTGGATATTTTGATGGCCAGTACTGGCTGTGGTGGGTTTTCCTTGTTGTAG GATTCTTGCTGTTCTTCCGGGGATTCGTCAATTACTCAAGAGTTCGCAACATGGCTGACCACTCCATGTCCACCCTTCCTCGCACCAGAGTTCTTTTTATCTATTAG